The Camelus bactrianus isolate YW-2024 breed Bactrian camel chromosome 13, ASM4877302v1, whole genome shotgun sequence nucleotide sequence AGGCAGCCGTGTGACAGCAGTACAGTATTTAAGTGTCTGTGTAGACGTCCAAAGAATAAATGATTTGTGGTTTTGTACTTGGTGGTTTGTTCAGAGAGGGGAAATCTACCCATTGACCCCGGAGGTCTCACTGAATAAAAATTGCTCTGGGCAGGACGCAGTGGCGGGCACGCTGTGAGGAGGCCTGGCTTGGTACCCGGCTCGGCCACTTCCTCTGCAGCCTCAGGCCAGACACTTAACCTCGGGGACCTCTGGGTTGTCGTCTGCATAATGGGGACCACGTAATCCCCGCCCTGCCCACCTGGGCAGTGGTGTGGCCCAGATGCAATACTGGATGTGACAGGACTGTGTAAACTGGACACTCTGGGTGGATGGCAGGGATTACTATTAATCCTTCTCTGGCAGCTAGCCGCAGTCAGCAGTGCTCTGGCGTGTTGCCCCCGTGTCAGCCGCATGTGTCCTGCTCTGCCGTCTGGCTGTAGGGTCCTCATGCCTCAGGGCCTGTGTGCATGACAACACCTCtaggagacagaggaagagcaGACCTGGAGATTTGGCTTCTCTGGCCAGAAGCCCATCTCCCTTCCCGGGCTTGAGATGCTGGGGGGCAGTGAGTTGGGAACCTGCAGTCTGAGTGCccatttattcaatcatctgGTGCTTGTTTATTGAGCACCAGCTAAGTGCCTGGTGTTGGGAATATGGCACCACACAAAACAAGTCCCCACTCTCCTAGAGCTTACAGTTTATCAAGGCAGACAGGTAACAAACACataagtgtgcatgtgtgtgtaatgCTTTGAGGTAGAAAAGAAAGTGAGTCAGGCCCTGAGGGGGGAgcaacagcaaggaggccagcatGTTGACACCGAGTGGGCCAGGAGGGCAGCCAATGAGGCCAGCGTCCTGGGGGGTGCTCATCGGCCACTGTGAGCACCTGGGCTTTGACTCAGTGGGACAGGAGCccttggagggttttgagcaggggGGTGACTTACATCTGACTTACATTTTAAAGGCCTCAGTGAAGAACGTACATTGAGCATGGGCTGTAGGGGCAAGGACGGAGACAAGGAGAGCAGAGGCAGCTGCGGTGGCCACGGAGAGAGATGGAGGGGGCGTGGATTGGGCATTGGCAGTGAAAGAGGTCAGCTTCTGGATCTCTTTAAAGTAGAGGTGGCAGGAGTTGCCGATGGATTGGGTGGTATGAGAAAAAGCACAAAGGATTCCAGCCTAAGTAGTTGGGAAAGTGGAGCAGGCTTGCCTAAGATGGGGACAACTGCGGGCAAGATGTTGGTGGAGATGGAAGGCAGGAGTCTGATTTTGCATCAGTTACGCTTAAGTTTGAGGAACCTGTTAGGTATCCAGGTGGAAATATCAAATAGCCAGTTGGGTCTATGAGTCTGGAGTTCAGAGAGAAGTGGAGGTAGGAGCCAAAACTTTGGGAGTCACCACTGGTGTATGAGGTGGTGTTCAAAGTCAGGAGACGGAGGTCACTGTAGACAGGAAGAGTCAGAAGACTGGGCCAGGCTGGAGGACAGTGGGGTCCAAGAGAGGACACGAGGACAAGCCGTGAGCAGGGGGTCCAGGAGGCCTGGTGTCCTGTAAGCCAAAGAAAGTGTTTCATGAAGGAGGGAGTGGGCAATGGTGGGGTAATGCTGCTGAGAGGCTGAGCCAGGTAAGAACTGAGAATCCACTTTTGGATTTGGTGACACGGGGATCAGTGAGAATTTTGGTAAGAGATGTTTCAGTCGACACGAGATGGGCTGGCGTGAGTTCAAGTGAGAAGGGGCGGGGAAATGTGTGGTGATGGTGGGTGTAGACAATTAGGAGTTTGGCTCTGCATGGGGGCAGGATGAGCTGGAGGGAGATGTAAAGGAACGATTGTTTTTTAAGCTGGGAGACAGCACATGTGTGTATGCTCGTGGGAGTGATCCCATAGGGACGGTCACTGTGCTGATCCCTTGTCCTGTCTGGATGACCCACTCGCCATAGGGAGGGAGCACCACGTTCATGGAAAGAGCATGAGCCTCTTCACACACGTGCTGAGCTGGGCTAGACTCTCACTCCCAGCATTGGGTGCTGTGTGACCCCCGAGTGTGCTTCCTCACCAGTAACATGAGATTACAGTCCTTACCTCCCAGGATGCTGAGAGCATCAGTGAGGGGGCGCTCAGAGAGAGGCTTAGCGCATAGTAGACACTCAACATTACAGCAAACTCTGTCAGCCCGATTCAGGTCTTCCAGCAGTTTCTACTTCAAGGCAGATGAccttcacaattttaaaatatgctaaacACATAGAGACAGCTAACTGTCTCCGTTTAGTTCATGAAAGGCCAAACGTTTTTCAAAGGGAACTGAACCGGGATAAGTGCATGTAATTACAGCGAGTGAGTCCCCCCCCTCCCCGGTCAGCAGGAGGTGATGGTGGGGGCGGGCCGGGATGCGGCTGTGATTGCTTGACCCGTGTGTATGCACGTGCCAGGGCAGGTCAGCCGTGGGCAAGCCTGCTTGAGACGAAGGAAGAGCAGCCATGGGAGTGTTAGAGAGGATGGGAGGCAACTTGGCAAACTTGGGGAAGATGTGAATGGGGAAGACGTCAGTCCCCAGGCAGGGGGACGGGCAGACCTCTCAGCAGGGATGCCAGAGAGAGCCTGTGAGGAGAGGGCACCTCCAAATGGCCATGTTTGCTGCAGAGATGCCTTCGCCCTGGGTTAGCATGGGACACAAAAACTGGGCTAGTAGGAGGGCCTAGAGACACTTTCAGTCCTCTGGAAGGAGGCCAACAATGCACCAAGTGCTCTGAAAGGAAATACGCAAAGAGCATTATGGATCCCAGATCAGGGCATGGGCGGGACGGTAGTGTGTCCACGCTGCTGGCTGCGCTCTTTCTGGCTGTGCCGCCCAAGGCAAGTCCTCTCCATTCCAAGCCTGGGGTTCCACAGCAGTCAGACCAGGAGCTGGGGGGAGTCTGACCAGCACCACCTCCTGAGCCTCCAATGTTTCAGGTGGTGGCTGCCGAGAATGTGCCGGATAGTAACCAAGTGAATCAGACCCTCCTGACCGGCCATGGGAAAGGACCAGGGAAAGGACTCCAGTGTCTCactgggagggaggcagaaacGTGTCATCCTCACAGCAATCAGTCCATGGTCAGCACATATCTACTAAGGGGCAGTTGCCACACTCAGGGTAAGAAGACACAAGGGGGAGACCCGCTCAGGAGGGAGCCTTTTTGGAACAGAGCTCTCATTAGCCTCATTTCTTCCAGTGTATTAGGTTTTCCACAAACACTTCTCACCCATCATTTGAGCCTTGTAAACTCCCTCACGATCCCAACAGATGAGGGGTGTTACCCCTATTTTCCAGTTGGGGAATCAGGGCCAGAGAGGCTAAGGGACTTGCCTAACATCGCACAGCTTTTCAGTACCCTAAGCTTCTTGTAATGTGAGTGAAAGCACTTTTTAAACAGTGAAGTGTGACACACCAGGGCGGTTTCTAGTTAGCTCTTAACAGAGGCTGTGGCGGGTCCCTGAGCCCTCCCACTCTCCCCGCATGCCTGGGAGTTGCTGGACTGCAGGGGCCACTGGGGCAGTAGGAGCCCTAGGAGGAGAAGCTACACCAGGTTCAGGAGCTCCACTCCAGGAGCTGGATCTGAATTTCCAAGGGCTTTGGAATACTGAGGTGGGGGGTGGATCACAGTAGGAGAGGATGTTTGGGTAGAACAGACTCAAGCCCTCAAATAACAAAGAGAAGGGATACACAGAGGAGCTTCTGAGGGAGATGTGAGCATCGTCCTGGATCATAACGTGGCTCTGGGTCCCCAGTGTGGGGGTGGGCTCTGGGGGTACCCGCGAGGAGGGGCATGCAGGCCCCGGGGGCAGCTGTGTGACCCTAAGcagctctcttcctctctttggcTCTCAGCTCCCTTTGTCAACGGAGGGAGTGGCAGTCCATGGTCTCGAGAGCCCGTGTGGTTCTGACACTCCATTTCTACGTGGCCTTGAAggtcctgaggctcagagacctgACCCAGGTATTCCTGAGGACCAGAGTGAGCCCTGAATCCTCCTTACAGAGAGAGTCCTATGGAAGAAAGCCTGGGAGAAGAGGTCAAGACCCCACTGGGAAAGGACAGACCTGGCCTTTGGGGAATAACCTGTGCTAGGTGGCTGCCACCTGCAGGCACTCTGCTCCCCGTCAGGCACAGGGCAGCTCCCCCCACTCCGTGGCAGCCCCAGgagaggtgaggacacaggcaccACAGCCAGCTCAGTCTCAGCCCCCCAGAGCTCCTGAGAAAGGTGGGGAGTGGGCAGGCCCCCGCACCTCCCAGCTTGGGGTAAGTCACTTCTCAGTCTCGCTCCTTATCTGTGAAGGGTTACCTTAAGGATTAGAAAGGGAGCTCCCAGTGAGTCTCCACTCTGGGATCCGGCAATGTCCTCTGCTCCCCCACATCAAACAGTccctccctgtccatgggggaGGAATTGGAATTCAAGACCGACTTCTGTGCAAAGGCTCTAGGTCCCGCTGGCTTTGggagacacaggtgtgtgtgtgcacaggtcCACGTGGCTCTGGCCTCCCCAGCACTGagggcctggggagagggagcCGATGTGGGGAACCACAGACCCAGCAGTGCCCACTGCCCCCTCGAGGCAGGCCTCTCCCCTAGCTCGCAGCCCCAGGCCACGGGCCATGGCAGGGCCCACGCCTGGGCGGGCACACAGGGCAgcattgtctgcagcgcctggcacCCTCTCATTTGCATAGCCACGTGAAGAATGCGCGGGAGCAGGGGGGCTGTCCTGCCGGAGGGGGTCTGGGCGGTGGCAGGGGCGAGCAGGCCAGGGTCATCAGCGGGACCTGCCTTGTCCCTGCGCAGTCCGTCAGGGAGAAGCTGGTGGGCCGCCAGGGTTGGAGGGGGCGGCCGGGGGGCTGGCAGGAGCGGGAGCAGGAGCGGGGTTGTGACATTCCCCTGCACCCACGCTGAACTGAACGTGAGGGGATTGCTAATGAGGTCGAGGAGAGTTAAACATTCCCCTGCTCcagagggccaggctgggacgggagagaggagggggaggtggggcgCTAGGAGGGGGCAGCCTGAACCCCAGGAATGTGCAGAGGCTGCTGCTCCCCACAAGGCTGTTCCAGAGCCGGGAGCCAGGGCCCCGAGCCTCCGGCCCCAGCAGGAGCGGCTAAGCCAGCCAGCAAGGGGATTAACGAGGCTGAACAGTCTGCCTTCTTTCAGGCTAATTCCAGAAGGTTGGTGCTatctcccacctccctgccaggCTCCTTGCTGGCTGGCAGCCAGCTCTGTACCAGCTTTCATGAGGTCCCTCTTCTGTCCTCCTCAAATCTCAAACAGACCCCACAGTGGGTCTGGCCCTCCCCTGTTTTCAATACACATGACCCTTAGGTACCCAGgaccccctctccccagcaccctctccccagcccagctgacCTCAGAGCCCTCCCCAAAAAGTTCCCCCTGATGTCTAATTCTAGTCTTACCTTTTGCAAATTGGAGTTCCATTTTCTTTCCATCCTACAGTCAGAGGACAGAAAACCCCATGGGCCAGCTCAGTTGTGCAAAAGCAAAGTTCATCATCTCAGGGCTGGTGCTTGGGGTGGGAATTAGGAGAATTTTAGGGCACTTGTATCAGGTTCCTAAAGGGGGTTCCCCAGCAGAAAGGCCCTGAGGGCCAATGGGGtcactcctcccagcccctcccttctcTATCCCTGGGGAGGGGCACCCATCTCGGCCacgcctcacccccacccccagccccagggggctgggcaggagctCTGCTGGGGACTTGCCCTGGCTTAGGCGGCCACTGTGGGCGGGCCCCTGGCCTTTCCATCCCCTGGGCCTCCCCCTGCATTCTAGAGCCTGGGGCGGCTGCCTTTGCTGCTGCCACTGCAGGACTGCCACCTCGCCTCAACCTCTGACCACTTGCTGCACCTCAGTCCAGTAGCTCTTTTCGCCTGGTCGTGACCTCGGTCCCCTGAGGGACCCTGGTCCAGCCCTGAGCCCTGGaatccccagccccctcccctgggccATGGCCAACTCAGGCCTCCAGCTCCTGGGCTACTTCCTGGCCCTGGGTGGCTGGGTGGGCATCATCGCCAGCACAGCCCTCCCACAGTGGAAGCAGTCCTCCTACGCAGGTGACGCCATCATCACCGCCGTGGGCCTCTACGAAGGGCTCTGGATGTCCTGCGCCTCCCAGAGCACCGGCCAGGTGCAGTGCAAGCTCTACGACTCGCTGCTCGCCCTGGAAGGTAGGCCTCGTGCCCgctgggctgggcaggtgggATGTAGGGGTGGGGGCAAGCTTTCCCACAGTCGGCCATCTGCACTGGGCTCCACTCTCCAGCCCCTGCCCgcaggcactcaggaagagccagGCCAGCCTGGTGCCCCGCTGGGGACAGGGGCTTCAGGTTCTGGCAGCCGTGGGtccagatcccagctctgccactgtaaCCTTGAAGGAGTCACCACCCTTCTCTGTGTTCTGCTGTCCTCATCTGGAGAGGGGAGCTCTCTGACTTTCAGAGGACTCTGGAAGGTTCAGATGGGGCTCAGTCAAGCCCCTTCTCTCTACTTTTCCCCACACTCTGTGCAGACACACTGTGTGTACACACCTCCTTGCCACATAGACAAGCATGCGGGCACTCAGGTGCACCTCCGCACACGTGTGAgagcacacacacgtacatgcatgtgcacacacaggtagctctcctcctcctgggatGTGGAGTTGAGCCTGACTGGTAAACAGGCACCACTGCAGCTCTtcccctggcctggggctggcccaccccacctctgccctggTCTCCACAAGCCTAAGCCGGGCTGCTGTCACATGGCCCCTGCCACTCCAGACCAGGCAGGTCATCTGGCCTCCCTCAGGGATCCAGATCTTCTGCGGTGACCCCAGGCCCAGGACTGAGCCCGGCAGCAGGCGTACAGCAACCCCAGGTGACtcaaagggaagaagggaaggtgACCTGAGGCAGAATGGCCAACGAGGGAGGCATCCCTGCCCAAGGGCCAGCCTGGGTTGAGCAAGGCCTCAGACACCCACAGCTCCTCCTTCTGCTGAATCTGAAAAGCCTCAGGAAAAGCTGCCCCTGCTGCTTGGGAGGGATGGGCCAGGCCCCAAAGGGAGTCCCCTGGCCAGAGAGTGGCAGATGAGAGAACTCATCCCACCCTGTCACCACACACTACCCAGAAGAACTTGCAAGGGGGGAGTGAACAGTGGGGTTGAACGGTGAGGCTCAGCTTCACATCCTGTCTTCACACCCTGCCGTCACTAGCCCCTCACACCTAGCCAGTGGCTACCTCACGCCtgggcaggtggcagcccaggAGATGCTTCAactccagctccagcccctccatctggggctcctcccacccacccccctctCCCACCACTGGCtcagtccctcccaccccacccaggtcACATCCAGTCAGCTCGAGCCCTGATGGTGGTGGCCGTGCTCCTGGGCTTCGTGGGCATGGTCCTCAGTGTCGTTGGCATGAAGTGCACCCGGGTTGGAGACAGCAACCCCATCACCAAGGGCCGCATTGCCATAGCTGGGGGCGCCCTCTTCCTCCTGGCAGGTGAGTGTTCTGGCTCCTTCTCCACCATCTGGACCATGGCAGGTAGTCCCATCTTGGGGGCcagagcagagctgagaccccctcccctgtccttagGCCTCTGCACATTGACGGCTGTCTCATGGTATGCCACCCTGGTGACCCAGGAGTTCTTCAACCCAAGCACACCTGTCAATGCCAGGTGAGTGCCAGGGCATGGTTTGGGCCAGGGGACAGGCTGGGCCTCCAGTTCCACCTCCTCTGGGGCCACTGGCCTTTGTCCAGCAGGGCACTTGGAGGGGGAAATTGGAGGAGCCCCAAGTGTTGTCACTGAGAAGCTGTCTGGAGTGGGGAGcaggcagggtggggctgggccctCCAAAGGAGCAGGAGGCCTATGGAGGCCACCCCAGGAGCTAAATGCCTTGGCTCTgaatttaaatcccagctctgcatgGGCTGGCTGTATTCCTTAATCTTTCTGTGCCTGGTTTCCTTCCCCGTAAACTGCAGCTAGGACCGAGGACACAGCTCAGCATGGTTGTGAGGGTTCTGTGCGATACAGGTAAGGGACTTAGCACAGCTCCTGGGCCCTGGAGAACGTTCAGTACGCCTGAGTTGTTATTCCTGCAGGACGCGCTATGACTTTGAGCCAGAGAGATGAGGCTAGAGAATTCCTAAGGGCAGATGGCTGAAGGCTTTGCAAAGGGGAAGGTTTTGTGCCCCATCCGAGGGTGGAAGGCAGGACAATCTCTCTGGCTGTGGTGTGCAGAGTGGTAGAGAAGGGGCAAGGCCATTAAGATGCAATTGCAAAGGTCTGGAGCAGAGATCTTGGGGCCAGAGGCTAGCAGTGGAGAGTAGGCTCAGAGATATTTTGGAACTAGAATGGTCAGGACTTGTaaggcagagggggtgggggctaAATAGGGGGCACTATGAAGGGCCTGGTTCCTCCCTTACCGCTCATCTTGGCCAGGAGCAGGAAATGGGACAGTCTCAATACCAGACATCCCAACATCCCTTGGGCCCTGGGGTGGAAtgaagatgagaaaagagatgcCTGGTTTGTTGCAGTtgggagggctccctggaggaggcagcagtgtggagaggggaggaaaaggagaCCTCAGGCCTGAGGCTCATTCCCTGGGCTACCAGCTCTAGCCATGAAGACCTGCCAAGTAAGAGGCAGCTCAGCTGAGAGATGCCAGACTGGCACTAGCCCCTGTCCCTTCATCACACCCCAAGGCCACCTGGGTTGCAGGCCCTGTGCTAGGCCCTGGGAACACAGGTGAATCTGATGTTGCCCACCCTCGAGGTGCTCTGCAGGGACTGAACTGCCACCAAGTAAGAGTCAGCGCAAGGCGGTGAGAACAGAGGGGTCAGGGAAGCAGGAGTAGGTGGCATCTGAAGGGAGAGGCGCAGAAGGCTGGACGCTCCAGCAGGTGGCGCCTGGTGCAAAGGCACCGAGGTGGGGAGACCCAGGCACTGCCGTGGGACGGGGCTGGCCTTCCGCAGGGCCTGTGGGTGGAGAAGCTGGAGTGTCAGGCAGAGCGGTCTCCCCCAGGGGCAGTGTGAGCCCCGCAGGGAGTTCTGTGGGCCAGACGGTGActgagagaggaggcaggactTCCCCGCTCCTCCCCTCCCCGACGGGACCTGGCTGTCCCCCAACACCCCCTCCACTGGCCAGAGGAGCAGAGGCCCGAGGCTGTGTGGAGCAGAGCCACCCTGGTCCTGGGTCACCCTGGGCGGTGTTGATGTGCTGcggcaggggtgggaggaaggatgAGCATTCATCCCAAATTACTGGGAGAGCCCGAGGCTGGAAGCCCCGGGGGAGGATGGAGGCGAGGCCCTGGGCGCAGCCGCACCTTATGGCGTCCTCCACCCTTGGCAGGTTCGAGTTTGGCCCGGCGCTGTTCGTGGGCTGGGCTGCCGCCGGCCTGGCCATGCTGGGCGGCTCCTTCCTCTGCTGCACATGCCCGGAGCCGGAGAGATCCAACAGCAGCCCGCAGCCCTACCGGCCTGGACCGTCGGCCGCCGCCCGAGAGTACGTCTGAGCCCGCCCAGCTTCCATCGGCCCCTGCAGCAACCCGGGCGGGGCCAAGAGTGCACAGGGTGTCCCCCCAGCTCGGTTAGGGCTCTGAGCAGCTTGTCCCCAGTATAGGCGCCCACTTTGCACTCTGAGACAGACCCAGACACTCAGAGTTTGTGAAAGGCAGGCCCCAGCCCTCAGGCACACTCACATTGCCAGGTCCAGGTCCAGGCGTGGACCTCTCTGCACCCCGTCATGGGCACCAGCGGGGTTCTGGACACTAGCTGGCTGCTGTCCCTTTCACTGGCCACTCAGTTACTCACTGAAGGGCAACGTGAGTGTCCACTCTGTGCCGGGCCCCAAGGACACAGCAATAAAGACGACCTGGGTAGCTGGAGCCCATCACCTCCCCAGGCCCACGGGCTCCTCAGAGCAACCCGTGGAGGAGGCAGTGCCAGCATGACGAATGTCCCCAAGTCACACACAAACAGGCTCAGACAGACCAAGAGACACAGCCCGGCTGGCTGAGTTCAGGTCTCAGGCTCTTCCGTAGGCTGAGCGCTGCATGGACACCCACATAAATGGCCAAGCCAGACCATGTCATCCCTGACTCCGAAAAGGGTCGcagcagggctgctgtgagccaTACTGGCCAGTCCCTGGGTCTGGGCCTGAACCCCACAGCCCTTGCCCTTCCCTCCACTGCCTGTTGCTCACCCTACTAACCAGCTCTCCTCTCTTTTGACTTTCAGACCAGTTGTTAAATTGTCCGCCTCCACCAAGGGCCCCCTGGGTGTGTAATGTCCATGTCTCCAGCCTGGCTCTGTCCCCCTGCCACACTTTGACTGTGTGTTTGGTATTTTTTGGAAAGAGATTTGAGCATTCAGCCCCAAGTGTGGTATCATTTGATCTGTCCCTGGTATGGCAAGGGTGGGGCTTagctcagagaggtcagagcTGGTCCCTGGGGTCCTTGGGCACAAAGATGGGGAGACAGGAGACAGAGATCCAGAGTGGGTTACATAGCACATCCCAGCAGGTCAGGGCTCCTGCCCCTACCCAGGAACCTCCCTAACTGTCCTTGGGTTTGCACCAGGACCCCTTGATTGGAAACACCCCCTCCTGCCAAGGCCTGGCCCTGCATTAGGGTCAGGGGTCCCCTGGTCTAAGGAAAGATACAGTCCCACCCCTGCTACTCTGGCTGCCCCTGGAGCCTGGCTGAGGGAGGGGACAGTCCCTGGGAGGCCCTCCCTCTGGGTGCTGGGGCTCAGAGCCCGGTGAGGGGACACTAGAGGAGCTCGCTGTGGGGAGGAGGGCCAGAGGGAAGGATGTTAGGGCCTTGCAGGCATATCAGAagcccccagctctgctccccaccACAGTGCTGCCACTTTCCCCACACCCGCTCTTCTTCCTCTCTATTCTACTGAGGTCCTGCTGCATCCCAGCCTGGGAACCGACAGAGGGATGGGGTGGCCTGAAGCTACCTGAGACAGTGGCTGGAGCTCCAACCTCACGCAGAGGCTCTTGGTCTTAAAGGACAGATATCACTGCCTTAGAATAGAACTGAGAGGAATGTAGGGAAAATTACCCCAGATCAGCCCCTGCCCTCGTGCTCAGGCCTCTCCCACCCCAAACGTCCTCCCTGGACCTGAGACTCTCTCTGGCCACAGTGCCCTCTCTCCCCTTGGCTGAAAAGAGCTGACTCCAGCTGTCCCTTGCCTTTCCCCGTCCCCCTCAGCCAGCTCTGTTCTGGCTGCCTCCACCACCTGTCCCACCAAACCACCAAAGCCCGAGGACACAGCTCAGCCTTCTCCCATCAGATAAGATGCCTGTCACACACGCTTCCCCAGGAGCAggtaggggtgggaagggaggagcagGCAGCAGAGCTGCTGTGGGATCATCCACGGCTGCCCTGGCCCAGCAACGGTGGCAGGTACATGGGGCGCGTCAGGAGCTAGGGGGTGGGCCTGAGCCTGACCGGGCTCACCAGGGCCCTGCCCCTCAAACAATGAACGAGAACCACCAAAGAGCCTGTCTGGGTGCCTGATGCTATAATGCAGCAGTTCTTGGCCCTGGTACACATTTGAGTCACCTGGAGAGCTGAGGCCCAGCTCGACCTCCCGGGTGTCCGGGCTTCATGGGCCTGGGGTGGACCTGGGAATCTGAGAACCAGGCAGCTCAGCTCCCGAGGGAGTGCCACGCGTTGTCAGCACTGAGGCCACTGCTGTGAGGCCTGAAGCTCAGGGCTGTGAGGGCCACATTTCTTGCCCCTCTGGAGTCTCATAGACGAGAAGAGGTAGGAAAGATGAGAGGAAGCCCTGTCTCCCTCTGTCTTTTCTGAGACCAGGCTGTTCGTTAAGATTTCCACACCttcccaataaataaataaatccctttTCACTGAAGCAATTTTGAGTCTGATTTTGGCCCACACAGGCAGAAGGGCCCTGACTAACACCAGATTTTGACCCTAGAAAGTGCGTGTCGCAGTGAGAGCTCCCGTGACAGATGCCACTGAGCCGGGTGGGATGGGGGGCCCAGAGGCCCGCCCTCCGTGTCTAGGTGGGGGATTTGGACACCCTTGCTGTCTGGTGGGGAAGCAGTTGGCCAGGAAACCATGTGTTGTCTCTTGAGGTTCAGGGACTGCCAGAGGCTTGGGAGTTGGTAGGAATATGTGGGGATTGAAGGTGCTGGCTGCTTCAGGAATAGGCTGCGGGAGAGACGAACTGTAGGCCGGCAGGTGGCCCGATGGCAGGGCAGGAACAGGCTTCCGTGTGGTCCTTCTTGAAGGGGAGCCCTTGTGCCTATAGCCGGAGACTGGAGAGGCGGAGAGACGGATCCACTCAC carries:
- the CLDN19 gene encoding claudin-19 yields the protein MANSGLQLLGYFLALGGWVGIIASTALPQWKQSSYAGDAIITAVGLYEGLWMSCASQSTGQVQCKLYDSLLALEGHIQSARALMVVAVLLGFVGMVLSVVGMKCTRVGDSNPITKGRIAIAGGALFLLAGLCTLTAVSWYATLVTQEFFNPSTPVNARFEFGPALFVGWAAAGLAMLGGSFLCCTCPEPERSNSSPQPYRPGPSAAAREPVVKLSASTKGPLGV